In Iodobacter fluviatilis, one DNA window encodes the following:
- a CDS encoding SRPBCC domain-containing protein, which yields MQAIDKRSDSRSLFVAAAPAKVFAAISDPAQLALWWGPDGFRNTIQQFDFQPGGTWRLTMHGPQGEAYPNESRFTRIEPDGLVEIEHLSGHHFILRIELRPIEGGTQIHWLQTFDTVEHYKPIAQFIATANEQNLQRLAAAVLRSQGNVS from the coding sequence ATGCAAGCCATCGACAAGCGATCTGATTCAAGAAGTCTCTTTGTAGCGGCCGCCCCGGCTAAGGTCTTTGCCGCGATAAGCGATCCTGCCCAGCTTGCCCTTTGGTGGGGGCCGGATGGCTTTAGGAATACGATTCAGCAGTTTGATTTCCAGCCGGGCGGCACATGGCGGCTCACTATGCACGGGCCACAGGGCGAGGCTTACCCAAACGAAAGCCGCTTCACCCGCATCGAGCCAGACGGGCTAGTCGAGATAGAGCACCTGTCTGGCCATCACTTCATTCTGAGAATTGAACTCAGGCCCATTGAGGGTGGTACTCAAATCCATTGGCTGCAAACCTTTGATACTGTTGAGCATTACAAGCCAATCGCCCAATTTATTGCTACGGCCAATGAGCAGAATTTGCAGCGGCTGGCCGCAGCGGTGTTGCGCTCACAAGGTAATGTAAGCTAA
- a CDS encoding NAD(P)H-binding protein translates to MVNTNKVALVLGATGGIGGEVACQLRDAGWEVRALKRGMTVQAELKDGIRWLCGDALNRDDVLEAARGCSAIVHAVNPPGYRNWGELVLPMLDNTIAAAISEHATIVLPGTIYNYGLDAFPLLAEDAPQHPPTRKGEIRVEMERRLQAATHQGARVIIVRAGDFFGPKVGNNWFSQGLIKPGKAVVAIAQPNDRGIGHQWSYLPDVARTMVGLLACRDKLPPFASFHMAGHWDADGTQMSAAICRVIEADGGLRPRLRRFPWWLIRLMSPFVETLRELLEMRYLWRYPVRMNNAYLMATLGGEPHTPLDEAVKATLIGLGCLGQGAAERLQTHD, encoded by the coding sequence ATGGTAAACACAAATAAAGTGGCATTAGTACTCGGTGCAACAGGTGGAATTGGCGGAGAAGTCGCATGTCAGCTACGTGATGCAGGCTGGGAGGTGCGGGCACTTAAGCGCGGGATGACGGTGCAGGCGGAATTAAAGGATGGCATTCGCTGGCTTTGCGGTGATGCGCTAAATAGGGACGATGTGCTTGAGGCAGCACGTGGTTGTTCTGCCATTGTGCATGCGGTGAATCCCCCCGGCTATCGTAACTGGGGGGAGCTTGTGCTGCCCATGCTTGATAACACGATCGCTGCGGCCATCTCCGAACACGCGACCATCGTATTGCCGGGTACGATCTACAATTACGGCCTTGATGCATTCCCCTTGCTGGCTGAAGATGCGCCGCAGCATCCGCCAACGCGCAAAGGCGAAATACGTGTTGAGATGGAGCGGCGCTTGCAGGCCGCCACGCATCAGGGGGCGCGGGTCATTATTGTGCGAGCCGGCGATTTTTTTGGCCCCAAGGTGGGTAATAATTGGTTCTCACAAGGGCTGATCAAGCCGGGAAAGGCGGTGGTGGCGATCGCACAGCCAAACGATCGTGGCATCGGCCATCAATGGTCTTATCTGCCAGACGTGGCGCGTACCATGGTCGGGCTGCTGGCGTGCAGGGATAAACTCCCCCCTTTTGCTTCCTTTCATATGGCAGGGCATTGGGATGCCGATGGTACGCAAATGTCGGCAGCCATTTGCCGTGTTATCGAGGCGGATGGCGGCCTTCGGCCCAGGCTTCGTCGCTTTCCGTGGTGGCTGATACGCTTGATGTCACCATTTGTTGAAACGCTGCGTGAGCTGCTTGAGATGCGCTATCTTTGGCGTTACCCCGTGCGCATGAATAACGCATACTTAATGGCAACCTTGGGCGGGGAGCCGCATACCCCGCTCGATGAAGCAGTGAAAGCAACCTTGATTGGCCTTGGATGCTTGGGGCAGGGGGCTGCTGAGCGGCTGCAAACTCATGATTAG